The Faecalibacterium prausnitzii genome includes a window with the following:
- a CDS encoding TIGR03905 family TSCPD domain-containing protein produces the protein MSKSFEFPNVGTCSKLTKIVLNDDHTIESIEVVGGCNGNLKGISRLLKGMKAEDAIERMEGTTCGPRPTSCPDQIAKNLKKALAEL, from the coding sequence ATGAGCAAATCGTTCGAGTTCCCCAATGTGGGCACTTGTTCCAAGCTGACCAAGATCGTCCTGAACGACGACCACACCATCGAGTCCATCGAGGTCGTCGGTGGCTGCAACGGCAACCTGAAGGGCATCAGCCGCCTGCTGAAGGGCATGAAGGCAGAGGACGCCATCGAGCGGATGGAGGGCACCACCTGCGGCCCCCGCCCCACCAGCTGCCCCGACCAGATCGCAAAGAACCTGAAAAAGGCACTGGCAGAGCTGTAA
- a CDS encoding ATP-dependent Clp protease ATP-binding subunit, which produces MSIWEAFGMGRYKGFSREAGLLLDEAVELAGGFGCKKADTGHLLLAMLQTDRGAAGRFLAGKNITELAVRRQLAEDRPGPVQHLDRRALAPDLRRAMDYALIGAQNAHQPRAEPEHLLCAMLEDTDCAAGVLLASMGVQLTDAVRECRQLSGQFILPSQPRASAMPRGSRASDKYCRDLTRRAADGELDPVFCREKELDRMVEILCRRQKNNPCLVGEPGVGKTALAEGLAQRIAAREVPRMLQGRRLLALDMASLVAGTKYRGDFEERFKNLLEELVRDGTAILFVDEFHTIVGAGAAEGAIDAASILKPVLARGELQLIGATTNQEFRTHIQKDAALERRFGRVQIEEPAPEQAVAILEGLAPRYERYHNVRLPLETLQEAVELSVRYLPGRCLPDKAIDLVDEACAAARIRAEREGIRDPELTREEIARVVAQASGVPAERVGEKERERLDRLEERLNAEIVGQQKAVAAVAGAIRRSRTGLGEPGRPIGALLFLGPTGVGKTALAKALARSWFGSEKALLKFDMSEYQEQHTTARLLGAPPGYLGHDEGGQLTEAVRRRPYSVVLFDEIEKAHPDIQNILLQILEDGQLTDAMGRKADFRNTIVLLTSNLGARFLAGQNAPLGFAAGSEAVFEKQSAQAIEEAKKWFRPELVGRLDELIVFRPLAEDSLCAIAEKLLGQLEERAAHSGYQLSHTSRVGPALAARARSPYGARELRRQVDRAVEQALADQIAAGAAHTGQHWTADCTADGQVTLLQTETAAVGQTTG; this is translated from the coding sequence ATGAGCATTTGGGAAGCATTCGGCATGGGCAGATACAAGGGCTTTTCGCGGGAGGCGGGGCTGCTGCTGGACGAGGCAGTGGAGTTGGCGGGCGGCTTTGGCTGCAAAAAGGCAGATACCGGCCACCTTCTCCTCGCCATGCTCCAGACAGACCGGGGCGCGGCAGGGCGGTTCCTGGCCGGAAAGAACATCACCGAGCTGGCCGTCCGGCGGCAGCTGGCCGAGGACCGCCCCGGCCCGGTGCAGCATCTGGACCGCCGTGCGCTGGCACCGGACCTCCGCCGGGCCATGGATTATGCCCTCATCGGGGCGCAGAATGCCCACCAGCCCCGCGCCGAGCCGGAACACCTGCTCTGCGCTATGCTGGAGGATACCGACTGCGCCGCCGGGGTGCTGCTGGCATCAATGGGCGTCCAGCTGACGGATGCCGTGCGGGAGTGCCGCCAGCTTTCGGGGCAGTTCATCCTGCCCAGCCAGCCCCGCGCCTCGGCCATGCCGCGCGGGAGCCGCGCCAGTGACAAATACTGCCGCGACCTGACCCGCCGCGCCGCCGATGGCGAGCTGGACCCGGTGTTCTGCCGGGAAAAGGAACTGGACCGGATGGTGGAGATCCTGTGCCGCCGCCAGAAGAACAACCCCTGTCTGGTGGGGGAGCCGGGCGTGGGCAAAACAGCGCTGGCCGAAGGGCTGGCCCAGCGCATTGCAGCCCGCGAGGTGCCCCGGATGCTGCAGGGCCGCCGCCTGCTGGCGCTGGATATGGCCAGCCTTGTGGCGGGCACAAAATACCGCGGCGACTTTGAAGAGCGCTTCAAGAACCTGCTGGAAGAACTGGTGCGGGACGGCACGGCCATCCTGTTCGTGGACGAGTTCCACACCATTGTCGGGGCCGGTGCGGCGGAAGGTGCCATTGACGCGGCCAGCATCCTCAAACCGGTGCTGGCCCGTGGGGAGCTGCAGCTCATCGGTGCGACCACGAATCAGGAGTTCCGCACCCACATCCAGAAGGATGCCGCGCTGGAACGCCGCTTTGGCCGGGTGCAGATCGAAGAGCCTGCGCCGGAGCAGGCAGTGGCCATCCTCGAAGGGCTGGCCCCCCGCTACGAGCGCTACCACAATGTGCGCCTGCCGCTGGAGACCCTGCAGGAAGCCGTGGAGCTTTCGGTGCGGTATCTGCCGGGGCGGTGCCTGCCCGATAAGGCCATCGACCTGGTGGACGAGGCCTGTGCGGCCGCCCGCATCCGCGCCGAGCGGGAGGGCATCCGGGACCCGGAACTGACGCGGGAGGAGATCGCCCGCGTGGTGGCGCAGGCCAGCGGCGTCCCCGCCGAGCGGGTGGGGGAGAAGGAGCGGGAGCGGCTCGACCGGCTGGAAGAGCGCCTCAACGCGGAGATCGTCGGCCAGCAGAAAGCGGTGGCGGCGGTGGCCGGTGCCATCCGGCGCAGCCGCACCGGGCTGGGGGAGCCGGGGCGGCCCATCGGGGCACTGCTCTTCCTGGGGCCGACCGGTGTGGGGAAGACGGCCCTTGCCAAAGCGCTGGCCCGCAGCTGGTTCGGCAGTGAAAAAGCCCTGCTCAAGTTCGATATGTCGGAATATCAGGAGCAGCACACCACGGCCCGGCTGCTGGGTGCGCCGCCGGGCTATCTCGGCCACGATGAGGGCGGGCAGCTGACCGAGGCCGTCCGCCGCCGTCCTTACAGCGTCGTGCTGTTTGACGAGATCGAAAAGGCGCACCCGGACATCCAGAACATCCTGCTGCAAATTCTGGAGGACGGCCAGCTCACCGATGCCATGGGCCGCAAGGCGGATTTCCGCAACACCATCGTGCTGCTGACGTCCAATCTGGGCGCGCGCTTTCTGGCGGGGCAGAACGCGCCGCTGGGCTTTGCGGCGGGCAGCGAGGCCGTGTTCGAAAAGCAGTCGGCACAGGCCATTGAAGAGGCGAAAAAGTGGTTCCGGCCGGAGCTGGTCGGGCGGCTGGATGAGCTGATCGTCTTCCGCCCGCTGGCCGAGGACAGCCTGTGTGCCATCGCCGAAAAGCTGCTGGGCCAGCTGGAAGAGCGGGCGGCCCACAGCGGGTATCAGCTGAGCCATACGTCCCGCGTGGGCCCGGCGTTGGCGGCGCGGGCGCGTTCGCCCTATGGGGCGCGCGAACTGCGGCGGCAGGTGGACCGCGCCGTCGAACAGGCCCTGGCCGACCAGATCGCCGCCGGTGCCGCCCACACCGGCCAGCACTGGACGGCCGACTGCACAGCCGATGGGCAGGTGACGCTGCTGCAAACGGAAACAGCAGCCGTGGGGCAGACCACCGGCTGA
- a CDS encoding hydratase: protein MLESIKCSTGGAYYVRGAWVNADADAPAALAAQGFDAAAVADAPKGTMAYGILTAHNTSGDDQNLKIKFDAMASHDITFVGIIQTARASGLEKFPIPYVLTNCHNSLCAVGGTINEDDHRFGLSAAKKYGGIFVPPHLAVIHQYMRERFAGCGKMILGSDSHTRYGALGTMAIGEGGGELAKQLLGRTYDVARPGVVAIYLTGALPAGCGPHDVAIALVGELFKSGYVKNKVMEFVGPGIASLRQDTRNAIDAMTTETTCLSSIWETDEKTRNFLAAHGRAGDYKPLKPADLAYYDGVVQVDLSKIRPMIALPMHPSNAFTIEELNANLHDILHDCEENVQKLVGRRDVKLDLCSKIENGKLRVDQGVIAGCAGGLFDSIYEAASILKGHTGGCGDYALSVYPGSQPIMMELTRTGVLTDLMASGATIRTAFCGPCFGAGDVPANGALSIRHTTRNFPSREGSKPGSGQLAGVALMDARSIAATTVNGGILTPATEIDYDPTVPEYHYDPSSYETRVYQGFGHGDYDALLKFGPNIKDWPEIAPLGENLLLKVASYITDPVTTTDELIPSGETSSYRSNPLGLAEFTLSRKDPAYVGRAKAVQAEEAARRAGQGDAALLEQIRTVPGCEQLTWEDVQLSSTIFAVKPGDGSAREQAASCQRVLGAGANIAVEYATKRYRSNLINWGMLPFQLAGATPFGLGDYILIPNIREALKGDLQSIPAYVLGGAVKPFTLYMAPLTADERQILADGCLINFYKH from the coding sequence ATGTTGGAATCCATCAAATGCAGCACGGGCGGCGCGTACTATGTGCGCGGCGCATGGGTCAACGCAGATGCAGACGCCCCGGCGGCACTGGCTGCGCAGGGCTTTGATGCCGCCGCTGTGGCGGATGCCCCCAAGGGCACCATGGCCTACGGCATCCTGACGGCACACAACACCAGCGGCGATGACCAGAACCTGAAGATCAAGTTCGACGCCATGGCCAGCCATGACATCACCTTTGTGGGCATCATCCAGACGGCCCGCGCATCGGGCCTGGAAAAGTTCCCCATCCCGTATGTGCTCACCAACTGCCACAACAGCCTGTGCGCCGTGGGCGGCACCATCAACGAGGACGACCATCGGTTCGGCCTGTCCGCAGCCAAAAAGTACGGCGGCATCTTCGTGCCGCCCCATCTGGCGGTCATCCACCAGTACATGCGCGAGCGGTTCGCGGGCTGCGGCAAGATGATCCTGGGTTCGGACTCCCACACCCGCTATGGTGCGCTGGGCACTATGGCCATCGGTGAGGGCGGCGGTGAGCTGGCAAAGCAGCTGCTGGGCCGCACTTACGATGTGGCCCGCCCCGGCGTGGTCGCCATCTATCTGACGGGTGCGCTGCCTGCGGGCTGCGGCCCCCACGATGTGGCCATTGCACTGGTGGGCGAGCTGTTCAAGAGCGGCTACGTCAAGAACAAGGTGATGGAATTTGTCGGCCCCGGCATCGCTTCGCTGCGGCAGGATACCCGCAACGCCATCGACGCCATGACCACCGAGACCACCTGCCTGTCCTCCATCTGGGAGACCGATGAAAAGACCCGGAACTTTCTCGCAGCCCATGGCCGGGCAGGGGACTACAAGCCCCTCAAGCCCGCAGACCTTGCGTACTATGACGGTGTGGTGCAGGTGGACCTGTCGAAGATCCGCCCGATGATCGCACTGCCCATGCACCCGTCCAATGCGTTCACCATCGAGGAACTGAACGCCAACCTGCACGACATCCTGCATGACTGCGAGGAAAATGTCCAGAAGCTCGTGGGCCGCAGGGACGTGAAACTGGACCTGTGCAGCAAGATCGAGAATGGGAAACTGCGGGTGGATCAGGGCGTCATCGCGGGCTGCGCAGGCGGCCTGTTCGACAGCATCTATGAGGCAGCTTCCATCCTCAAGGGCCACACCGGCGGCTGCGGCGACTATGCGCTCAGCGTTTACCCCGGCAGCCAGCCCATCATGATGGAGCTGACCCGCACCGGCGTCCTGACCGACCTGATGGCCAGTGGTGCCACCATCCGCACCGCGTTCTGCGGCCCCTGCTTCGGTGCCGGTGACGTGCCCGCCAACGGGGCACTGTCCATCCGCCATACCACCCGCAACTTCCCCAGCCGCGAGGGCTCCAAGCCCGGCAGCGGGCAGCTGGCCGGGGTGGCGCTGATGGATGCCCGCAGCATCGCGGCCACTACGGTCAACGGCGGCATCCTGACACCGGCCACTGAGATCGACTACGACCCTACCGTGCCGGAGTACCACTACGACCCGTCCAGCTACGAGACCAGAGTCTATCAGGGCTTCGGCCACGGCGATTACGACGCGCTGCTCAAGTTCGGCCCCAATATCAAGGACTGGCCGGAAATCGCCCCGCTGGGCGAGAACCTGCTGCTCAAGGTGGCTTCCTATATCACCGACCCGGTGACCACCACCGATGAGCTCATCCCCTCCGGCGAGACGTCGTCCTACCGCTCGAACCCGCTGGGTCTGGCGGAGTTCACCCTCAGCCGCAAGGACCCCGCCTATGTGGGCCGCGCCAAGGCCGTGCAGGCCGAAGAAGCCGCCCGCCGCGCCGGGCAGGGGGATGCGGCCCTGCTGGAACAGATCCGCACCGTGCCCGGCTGTGAGCAGCTGACCTGGGAGGATGTGCAGCTCTCGTCCACCATCTTCGCCGTCAAGCCCGGCGACGGTTCGGCCCGTGAGCAGGCGGCGTCCTGCCAGCGTGTGCTGGGGGCCGGGGCGAACATTGCGGTGGAATATGCCACCAAGCGCTACCGCTCCAACCTCATCAACTGGGGCATGCTGCCCTTCCAGCTGGCTGGGGCCACCCCGTTCGGGCTGGGGGACTACATCCTCATCCCCAACATCCGCGAAGCCCTCAAGGGCGACTTGCAGAGCATCCCCGCCTATGTGCTGGGCGGGGCCGTCAAGCCGTTCACCCTGTATATGGCTCCGCTGACTGCGGACGAACGCCAGATCCTGGCCGACGGCTGCCTCATCAATTTCTATAAGCACTAA
- a CDS encoding aspartate kinase: protein MALIVQKFGGSSVKDRDRIFNVARIVANTHNAGNDVVVVVSAQGDTTDDLIAKAAEITHNPSAREMDMLLAAGEEISISLLAMALNELGCHATSLTGWQAGFRTDRAYTKARITRLETERISSELERNRVVVVAGFQGLNKLDDITTLGRGGSDTSAVAIAAALHADRCQIFTDVEGVYTADPRKVRNTRRLKEITFDEMLELASLGAQVLNNRSVELAKKYNVELEVLSSLNPIPGTVVKEVTKMEGMLIKGVAKDTDVAVITILNVPDEPGTSFKIFGLLAQKNINVDIILQSTGRDGKKDISFTCSEGEADTALRVLKESGKFQDVTCDETCAKVSIVGAGMQSHSGVASKMFEALSNNNINIKMISTSEIKISCIIDRNDADKAVSAIHDMLFD, encoded by the coding sequence ATGGCGTTGATCGTACAGAAGTTCGGCGGTTCTTCCGTGAAGGACCGGGACCGTATTTTCAACGTGGCCCGCATCGTGGCCAATACCCACAACGCAGGCAATGACGTGGTGGTCGTGGTGTCCGCCCAGGGCGATACCACCGACGACCTGATTGCAAAAGCAGCGGAGATCACCCACAATCCCTCCGCACGTGAGATGGATATGCTGCTGGCAGCGGGTGAGGAGATCAGCATCTCGCTGCTGGCCATGGCCCTGAACGAGCTGGGCTGCCACGCCACCAGCCTGACCGGCTGGCAGGCAGGCTTCCGCACCGACCGTGCCTACACCAAGGCCCGCATCACCCGGCTGGAGACCGAACGCATCTCCTCCGAGCTGGAGCGCAACCGCGTGGTCGTTGTGGCAGGCTTCCAGGGCCTGAACAAGCTGGATGACATCACCACCCTGGGCCGCGGCGGTTCCGACACCAGCGCCGTTGCCATCGCGGCGGCGCTTCATGCAGACCGCTGCCAGATCTTCACCGACGTGGAGGGCGTTTACACCGCCGATCCGCGCAAGGTGCGCAACACCCGCAGGCTGAAGGAGATCACCTTCGACGAGATGCTGGAGCTGGCCTCCCTCGGCGCACAGGTGCTCAACAACCGCAGCGTGGAGCTGGCCAAAAAGTATAACGTGGAGCTGGAAGTGCTTTCCAGCCTGAACCCGATTCCGGGTACGGTCGTCAAGGAGGTTACAAAAATGGAAGGTATGCTGATCAAGGGCGTCGCAAAGGACACCGACGTTGCTGTTATTACGATTCTGAATGTTCCCGATGAGCCGGGCACGAGCTTCAAGATCTTCGGCCTGCTGGCCCAGAAGAACATCAACGTGGATATCATCCTGCAGTCCACCGGCCGCGACGGCAAGAAGGATATCTCCTTCACCTGTTCCGAGGGCGAGGCAGACACCGCACTGCGTGTGCTGAAGGAAAGCGGCAAGTTCCAGGATGTCACCTGTGACGAGACCTGCGCCAAGGTCTCCATCGTGGGCGCCGGTATGCAGAGCCACAGCGGCGTTGCCTCCAAGATGTTCGAGGCACTGTCGAACAACAACATCAACATCAAGATGATCTCCACCAGCGAGATCAAGATCTCCTGCATCATCGACCGCAACGACGCCGACAAGGCCGTCAGCGCCATCCACGATATGCTGTTCGACTAA
- a CDS encoding PHP domain-containing protein — protein sequence MPGDLHNHSTCSDGSVPIHRLPKMAARVGLDTMAISDHDTLLSVRYCYEHPTQDGVRLIPATELTGYDYERHHRVHLLTFWPDPESPELIRHCDIMRQRRNECCLQSAREIEQIYPQFRTEQALEYAKDSGVLFKSGIMQALCELGLAEGIYGEEYHRLFGWEPRGIVLHSPEYPPVQEVLATAKAAGAVVVFAHPTVYKSMPLLRELVKEGMVDGIEVDHPRNSPEDRAECIALCAQYGLIRTGGTDFHGSNHKHPHPVGTCTTPDDQIARIEALAQKRKE from the coding sequence ATGCCCGGCGATCTTCACAATCATTCCACCTGTTCGGACGGCTCCGTCCCCATCCACCGCCTGCCCAAGATGGCAGCGCGGGTGGGACTGGACACGATGGCCATCTCCGACCACGACACGCTCCTGAGCGTCCGGTACTGTTACGAACACCCCACCCAGGACGGCGTCCGGCTCATCCCGGCCACCGAGCTGACCGGTTACGACTACGAGCGGCACCACCGGGTGCACCTGCTGACCTTCTGGCCCGACCCGGAAAGCCCGGAGCTCATCCGCCACTGCGACATCATGCGCCAGCGCCGGAACGAGTGCTGCCTGCAAAGTGCGCGGGAGATCGAGCAGATCTACCCGCAGTTCCGCACCGAGCAGGCGCTGGAATATGCAAAGGACAGCGGGGTGCTGTTCAAGAGCGGCATCATGCAGGCGCTGTGTGAGCTGGGTCTGGCCGAGGGCATCTACGGCGAGGAGTACCACCGGCTGTTCGGCTGGGAGCCGCGCGGCATCGTGCTGCACTCGCCGGAGTATCCGCCGGTGCAGGAGGTGCTGGCCACGGCCAAAGCGGCGGGAGCCGTCGTGGTGTTTGCCCACCCGACCGTCTACAAGAGCATGCCGCTGCTGCGGGAGCTGGTCAAAGAGGGGATGGTGGACGGCATCGAGGTGGACCACCCCCGCAACAGCCCGGAAGACCGCGCCGAGTGCATTGCCCTGTGTGCGCAGTACGGCCTGATCCGCACCGGCGGTACGGATTTTCACGGCTCGAACCACAAGCACCCCCACCCGGTCGGCACCTGCACGACCCCGGACGACCAGATCGCCCGGATCGAAGCGCTTGCGCAGAAGCGGAAAGAATAG
- a CDS encoding homoserine dehydrogenase produces the protein MAKIAILGFGTVGSGVYEVLCRNAAGVSRRAGEPVEVKYILDPKDFSGHPAADLFIKNFDTILEDPEIKVVVETIGGTRFAYPYVKACLESGRSVCTSNKEMVATYGAELLGLAKAHDCAFLFEASVGGGTPIITPMHQCLAANVITEVEGIVNDTTNFMLTKMIHENLGFDEALKIAQELGYAETKDPGDDVDGRDACRKIAILSSLVCGHQIYPQNIPTRGIREITIADVAAAEKLGCVIKLIAWMKQGGDGSVAAGVEPCLVPRSNQLAGVDDVFNAVLVKGDMLGDVIFYGKGAGKLPTASAVVADVVDAIKEGSKVHDSLFWQPAEPVEGMLTDPAPAAYYVRVAGIAPAVVEAIYGTGKVVEERFDGCSYFVEKADARALAEAARKVEAVGGSVKLLLKRLPEEA, from the coding sequence ATGGCAAAGATCGCGATCTTAGGTTTTGGCACGGTTGGCAGCGGCGTGTACGAAGTGCTGTGCCGCAATGCAGCAGGCGTTTCCCGCCGGGCAGGGGAGCCCGTTGAGGTGAAGTACATCCTCGACCCCAAGGATTTCTCCGGTCACCCGGCCGCGGATCTCTTCATCAAGAACTTCGACACCATTCTGGAAGACCCGGAGATCAAGGTGGTGGTCGAGACCATCGGCGGCACCCGGTTTGCATACCCGTATGTGAAAGCCTGCCTGGAGAGCGGCCGCAGCGTCTGCACCTCCAACAAGGAGATGGTGGCCACCTACGGTGCCGAGCTGCTGGGTCTGGCCAAGGCGCACGATTGCGCGTTCCTGTTCGAGGCCTCGGTCGGCGGCGGCACCCCCATCATCACCCCGATGCACCAGTGCCTCGCGGCCAACGTCATCACCGAGGTGGAGGGCATCGTCAACGACACCACCAACTTCATGCTGACCAAGATGATCCACGAGAACCTGGGCTTTGACGAGGCGCTGAAGATCGCACAGGAGCTTGGCTATGCCGAGACCAAAGACCCCGGCGACGATGTGGACGGCCGCGATGCCTGCCGCAAGATCGCCATCCTGTCCTCGCTGGTCTGCGGCCACCAGATCTACCCCCAGAACATCCCCACCCGCGGCATCCGCGAGATCACCATCGCCGATGTGGCGGCGGCGGAGAAACTGGGCTGCGTCATCAAGCTCATCGCCTGGATGAAGCAGGGCGGCGACGGCAGTGTGGCCGCAGGCGTGGAGCCCTGCCTGGTGCCCCGGTCGAACCAGCTGGCCGGTGTGGACGACGTCTTCAATGCCGTTCTGGTCAAGGGCGATATGCTGGGCGACGTCATCTTCTACGGCAAGGGCGCGGGCAAGCTGCCCACCGCCAGCGCCGTGGTGGCCGATGTGGTGGATGCCATCAAGGAAGGCTCCAAGGTCCACGACAGCCTGTTCTGGCAGCCTGCTGAGCCGGTGGAGGGGATGCTCACCGACCCCGCGCCCGCCGCATATTATGTGCGTGTGGCAGGCATTGCACCGGCTGTGGTGGAGGCCATCTACGGCACCGGAAAAGTCGTGGAGGAGCGGTTCGACGGCTGCTCGTACTTCGTCGAGAAGGCCGACGCCAGAGCGCTGGCCGAAGCAGCCCGGAAGGTGGAGGCCGTGGGCGGCAGCGTGAAGCTGCTGCTCAAGCGTCTGCCGGAGGAAGCATAA
- the thrB gene encoding homoserine kinase, whose amino-acid sequence MKIKVSVPATSANVGSGFDALGLAVTLYNTVTFEESEKLDISAADGTRIPRNESNLVYRSAKGLFDKVGKKIPPLRIVQTNPIPMARGLGSSSACIIAGLLGANRMLGDILNTQELLTLATSIEGHPDNVAPALLGGLTSSVYEDGVVYSVKRDVDQSLCFAAIVPDYKLLTEAARAALPKQVSHKDAVYNLSRAALVPAAFCEGRHELLAIATEDKLHQPYRMPLMPGSKEAFALAKQCGAKAVYVSGAGSTVMAVAERTDAEEFYKGLETGLEQLEGLDGCEAFTLLRLDADNTGATVE is encoded by the coding sequence ATGAAGATCAAAGTCTCTGTCCCGGCCACCAGCGCCAACGTCGGCTCCGGTTTCGATGCCCTGGGCCTGGCGGTGACCCTGTACAATACCGTGACCTTTGAAGAGAGCGAGAAGCTGGACATCTCGGCAGCGGACGGGACCCGCATCCCCCGCAACGAGTCCAACCTGGTCTACCGCTCGGCCAAGGGCCTGTTCGACAAAGTGGGAAAGAAGATCCCGCCGCTCCGGATCGTGCAGACCAACCCCATCCCCATGGCACGCGGTCTGGGTTCCTCGTCGGCCTGCATCATTGCGGGCCTGCTGGGTGCCAACCGAATGCTGGGTGATATCCTGAACACCCAGGAGCTGCTGACCCTGGCCACCAGCATCGAGGGCCACCCGGACAATGTGGCACCGGCCCTGCTCGGCGGCCTGACCAGCAGCGTCTACGAGGACGGTGTGGTCTACTCCGTCAAGCGGGATGTGGACCAGAGCCTCTGCTTCGCGGCCATCGTGCCGGACTACAAGCTCCTGACCGAGGCCGCCCGCGCAGCCCTGCCGAAGCAGGTCTCCCACAAGGATGCGGTCTACAACCTGTCGCGCGCGGCGCTGGTGCCGGCGGCCTTCTGTGAGGGCCGCCACGAGCTGCTGGCCATTGCGACGGAGGATAAGCTGCACCAGCCCTACCGGATGCCGCTGATGCCCGGCTCGAAGGAAGCCTTCGCGCTGGCAAAGCAGTGCGGGGCAAAGGCCGTGTATGTGTCCGGTGCCGGTTCCACCGTGATGGCGGTGGCCGAGCGCACCGACGCAGAGGAATTTTACAAGGGCCTGGAAACAGGCCTCGAACAGCTGGAAGGGCTGGACGGATGTGAAGCATTTACGCTGCTGCGCCTGGATGCAGATAATACCGGCGCAACCGTGGAATGA
- a CDS encoding ACT domain-containing protein: protein MNKLERRFYLVDAQVLPEVFLKVVKAKELLASGEARSISAATRSVDLSRSAFYKYKDCIFDSENGREVITVMATLRDETGALQSLLAGISAAGASIVTINQSTPENGAALVAVTIRTDTMQMTPEELTEKLSRQRMVVGVHCGYNL from the coding sequence GTGAACAAGTTGGAACGCCGCTTTTATCTGGTGGATGCACAGGTCCTGCCGGAAGTTTTCCTGAAGGTCGTCAAGGCCAAGGAGCTTCTGGCCAGCGGGGAGGCGCGCAGCATTTCGGCTGCGACCCGCAGCGTAGACCTGTCGCGCAGTGCTTTCTATAAATACAAAGACTGCATTTTTGACTCCGAGAACGGCCGTGAGGTCATCACCGTGATGGCCACCCTGCGGGACGAGACCGGTGCGCTGCAAAGTCTGCTGGCCGGCATCAGTGCTGCAGGTGCCAGCATCGTGACCATCAACCAGTCCACGCCGGAAAATGGCGCTGCGCTGGTGGCGGTCACCATCCGCACCGACACGATGCAGATGACCCCGGAAGAACTGACCGAAAAGCTCTCCCGGCAGCGGATGGTCGTCGGTGTGCACTGTGGATACAATCTGTAA